TACTATACCTGGACGCAAAACCTTTGCTCCATTACATATGAACTTTATAGAACCCGAGTCTACAATTACTGAAGGGAATTTTTCCAGGACTTCGGTTCTCCCCAAAAAAGGCAGTATAATTTCCTCAGAAATGAAAACTGCAACAAGGGAATCGATAACCAAGATACTCTTATTTTCTTCAATTTCAAAAACTTTTATATTCTTAGTTTTGGGAATAGATATCTTATCCTCCCAGCCGATCCCTATTGTTTTGAGTATTTTCTCCGTATCTTTCTTGGATATCACATACGTCTTCAAACAGCTTATTGAAATCGTCATAGATAATAAAGTTGTATAACTATTGATAATAGATCTCTTGCGTAATCAACAGGGATTAATCATATCTTCTAGCCATTATCATCCATCTAATAACTAACAGGTATTCATTATCCTTTAGTTTACCATTGCTGACACTATATCTGAAACTCCCTCATACTTTCTTAACCTATTCCTAAGCACATCATACATTATCCTGTGCTTTTTTATCCCTGCAGATGACATGGCATGACATGACATGTTCTACCACTATTCTTTTTGCAGAATGGTTCTTGTTGTACTCTTTTTCTGTTCTGCAACTAGCTCGCAACCTTTTTCCTTCTTGATAGGTAATGATGATTTTTGTTGAGGAAAGTTTTTTCCACTCCTAGAAAGCCAAGGTCAAACATAAAACCTGTCAAGACATAGGTGAGGTACTTAGACGATAGTATACCAAGACCATGATGATAACCCCTATCTTTAACATCCAGTTTGAAACGTCGTCTACCAGCACCAGCACCAAATAGCTCTTTCTCTCTATTTCTCTTATTGTGAGATAAGCTCTTTATCTCGTGTTTTGGATAGGATATTCGATATCACTTTATGAATTTCATCAAGCTGCTTGACTGAAAGACCGGTGAATGACTTAAAAAGTGTTGATTTCCTGGATAACCTACGGTGGGATAACAAATGGAAACGACATCTTTACATAAGATGTACAGAAATAAAGCTGTTTTCGACTAATTACACAAAAGAGATCTTTTTATCTTTTATAACTTGATTAACATACTACAATAGTATATAGTCACAATCTGGTGGTGGTCGTTGGATTGAGTCTTTTTATCAATAGTAGAAATTAATTTTGCATTTATGAGACAGATTAACCTGTGTCACTTGAGACACATTCGTTTAATTAATTTCCCTTAAAATATCTATATACGATTCGACTTATATGCAAATCACAAGGTCAGTCAACATATTCAACCTCATTTGTAAGACAAATATCGTTTAATTTTTCTTCTTGTACTATCTTTAAAATAAATTAGAGACCTGCGATATATTCACACATCTTTTCAAAAGGTGTTTGTACTAATTACACAAAAGAGATCTCATCTATTAGTGATTATTGGGTATTGTTTATCACTTATTGCATCATAATCATATTTTGACATATTTAACGAATCTAGGAGTAGATATCTTGTAGTCTACATGTCCCTTTTTTTAGATACTTAACCTTAGTCCTCAAATTGGAAAAAAAATTTTTATAAATAATTAGACCGTACATTAAGTCTAATTGAGATGAGTGAATCACCCGTTACGAAATATGAGGTTCCAATAAAGCAGGTGGAAAAAACCTTGAAAATAAGTGATAGAGCAAAAGCTGAGCTAAAGAGCTCAGGCATGATGGATGATAAGGGTAAACTAAAACTAAAGGGTGTTAGTCCAAAAATGTTAAAAAGAATGAAGCTAGAATCGATAGATTGTCCTGTATTCAAACAGGAACTTGGCTTTGTACAATGCTACGTTTGTAGCAATTTTCATAGTAGAATTAGTGGTGTAGTTTATTGCAAGGGTGACCCATTGGAATAGTCTAGTTATTTTTTCTATTGCCCTTGTAATAACAGCATAAGCTTCATAAATAGAAATCCATAGCTATCTTTTGATTAATTGTCTCAGAAAATCAGTAAGGAATTTGGTATTAGTGTGAAAAAAGATGAAAACTTTAGCGAATGGTATTCACAAATAGTTGAAAAGGCAGGGTTAGCGGATTACATCTCTGCAAAAGGTTTCATTGTCCTCAGACCATATGGTTTTGCTATCTGGGACCTCATTAGGATCTATTTAGATCAAAAATTCAAAGAGACAGGACACCTTAATGGATTCTTACCTTGCTTAATACCTGAAAGTCTGTTGAACAAAGAGGAAAAGCATTTCAAAGGATTCAATCCCGAAGTCTTTTGGGTAACATCGTCTGGTGATTCTCTGTTGAATGAAAAATTAGCGTTACGACCCACCTCTGAGGCTCTACTTTATTCAATATTTCCCAAATGGATATCTAGTTATCGAGATCTTCCACTTAAAATGAATTTTTGGAACACTGCATTGAGAGCTGAGATAAAGTCCACAAAACCCTTCATACGAAATTCAGAATTTTTGTGGCAAGAAGGTCATACGGCTCACGCTGACAAAAAAGAGGCAGAGGTAGAAGTCATGACAATTTTGTATCTTTATAAACATTTTATTGAAAAAGTCCTTTCAATTCCTACAATATCTGGATATAAAAGCAATAAAGAGAAATTTGTTGGTGCAGATTATACTACTGCATTGGAGGGAATGATGCCTGATGGAAAAGCACTACAACTTGGAACCTCTCATAACCTGGGTTTAAATTTTTCACAACCGTTTGAAATAAAATTTTTGAACAAGAATAATAATGAGGATTTTGTTTGGCAAACTTCTTGGGGTATATCGTGGAGATTGATTGGAGCCTTAATAATGGTCCATGGGGATGACAAAGGTTTGATATTACCCCCAATCGTTGCTCCGATCCAAATTATTATTATTCCAATTTACAAAGATGTGAACGAACATTTAGTCAAAGACCATGCTAATAGACTTAGAGATAGTTTAGTATCTTTAGGCTACAGGGTTTTTGTAGATGAACGAGATGAGTTTACCGCTGGATGGAAATATAATGAATGGGAAATGAAGGGGGTCCCTGTCCGAATAAATATTGGACAAAGAGATATTGAAAGCAATAATGTGGAGGTAGTGAGAAGAGATAATAGACAAAAAAGCATTGTCCCTATGGACAATTTGAGTAAAGAAATCGAGAAAATTTTTCAAAGTTTGCAATCCGATTTATATTGCAAGGCAGAAACCTTTCTTAAAGAGAAAACAAAGATCATAACAAATTTTGACGATTTCAAGGGGATTTTGGATGGTCATTCCGGTTTTATTGTGACTGGGTGGTGTGGTAATGAAGACTGCGAAGTTAGGGTTAAGGAGGATACTGGAGCAGACATTAGGGTAATCCCTTTCGATTCAAAAGACCTCCCAACCGGACCCAATACGACAAATGACGTAATTAGGGATTGTATTTATTGCAGAAAAAAGGCAAATAAGATAGTTATCTTTGCAAAAGCATATTGATGCAATACTCTGCTTCGAATTATTCAACGGGGATGAAATAAGGGATAATTAAAATTTAAACAGAATGTTTATGTAAGGTTTAAAATCCAAATTATTTATTACAAGTTGTCAAAGAAGAACAAGGATAACAAGAGGAAAGATATCAAGATAATCATAATCATTGTTGTAGTATTTGCTATAGCCTTTATTTCTATTAGGACTCTATTGGCCGATTCTAATCCTTTTTATGTAGTGGCAAGTGGTAGCATGATCCCTGTACTCAACATAAACGATCTGATAATAGTTTGGGAGAAAGACAATAGCACCTTTGCTAATGCGAATATAGGGGATATCATCGTTTTTAAAGCCCCGGATCCAGCGGAAGAAAATAAGACTATTGTGCATCGGGTATCAGCTATCATTGAGAAGGGAAATAATTTGACCGGAAACGTGATCCTTTGTGCTCCTATTGCCATAAATGAAGTCATACAGGAAAAAACAATTCTGACAAAGGGAGATGCAAATGAATGTTCTATTCCTGGAATAGATTTTCCGATAACAGAAGAGAACTATGTAGGGAAGGTCATCTATACAATCCCACAAGTGGGTATCATACCTCAGGTATTAAAACCCCCTGTAAACTATATTATAATGGCTGTAATAGCTGGATTATTGATATACTCATTCATTCGTGGAGGTAAAAAGGATAAACAGGAAGAGGAGAAAGAAAAATTAAAAGATGAGTGAATCCAGTGCGATACCTTTAGAATTGGCTGTACTTATGTATAGGCAGGATGATCCAAACAAGTGTACAGCATCGCGACTTGTAAAATTTAAGATGGCTAAGGAAGTAAGGAGGGTTCCTATTACATTTTTGGTACTAAATCCTTTCGCTGAAAAAATGGTTACCCCTAATGATATGAAAAAATTTAGAGGCATTTGCGCTATTGATTGCTCCTGGAAATTAGCAACACAGGTAATTAACACGTCAAAAAAATTCTTTAATAATAGAAAGCTTCCTGCCTTATTGGCCGGAAATCCTACCAATTATGCCAAATTAGGAATGCTTTCAACGGTTGAAGCCATATCTGCAGCATTGTATATTTTGAATTACAAGGAAATGGCTAGAGAAATCTTGAATAAATTTAAGTGGGGGCATACATTTATGGATTTAAATTCCGAAATCTTGGAAGATTATTCTCATGCACTAGGACAAGATGAGATAATAACGATTGAAAAGGATTACTTTCCACACATTTTCAACTCCTGATAACAAATTCTACAAAAAGACTGTATTAAAAAACCAAATTACACGGCGGATAATTTCATTAATACAAGTTAAGTGAGCGATTCAAAAATGTTTCAATACCACGATTATTGGACTTGGAAAAAAGTATTGTAATATCATGTTCAATCAGAAAAAATATCCAAAAGACGACTAGTAGATAAGAAAGTTAATAACTTTAGAGCTTCATTTTTACTTGTGAGCTAGCGAGCAAGTTACTTCAGGTAATATAACGAAGAGGAAACTCCTCCCTCACTACGGGCACCTGAATTAGCGATAATTAGAAGGAGACTTCTGGCAACGAAATAGAAAAGGATCCAGTTGAGATCAAAAGCAATGATGATTAGTAATCTGAGCGATTTCAATTTTGGAGTGAAACTGTCGACCTAGGTGGAGAAAGGCCAAACAGAGTTAGGAACCCGTACATACACTCAGGTAGGCTGCTTAGCTAAATCTTGCTTAAAACAAAAGGAGGGTTACTACTAGGACACACGATATGGGATTCAAAATAGAAGATTTTCCATTTTGAATCCCATGCTATTTATCTTCAAATAGATTTCGAAAATCTATTAATTCTAATTGCCACTACTGATAAAATATAATATAGAATGGATGATATTTTAGACTGTCCGGTGCTTCTAACGGGTAACGAACATTCGCGGTTCCTATCAAAAAGATATGGATATAAAGAGTGGATGATATCTAGATTTCTAAATTTTATCCCTTGTCCTGAAAAAATGCTAGAGTATATCCATAATAGCAAAAATTTGCATTATTATATAAGAGTAAATACCCTAAAAACTAATCCACAGGAACTAAAGAGGCGATTAGATGAGAAGGGATATCACTTAAACGAGACAATTCTAAAAGAAGTATTTGAAATAAAGAACCCTGGATTCATGGGTATTCAAAATAAGGTCGACGGGGTTAGAAATGATAATCAAAATAATGCTGATAACAATGACAATAAGGTTGCTGTTACCGCGCAAAGAGATAACGATTTGCAATCTAGCAAAGATAATGACCCTGGATCCAAACAGCCTAGTATCGGTTCAACTATTGAATATTTGAAAGGATACTATTACATCCAGGATTTGAGCTCTTGTATTGCAGTAGAGGAATTAGAAATTGATGATGGATCCGATTTGGTTGTATTAGATATGGCTGCTGCACCTGGGGGCAAGACAACGCATATCGCTCAAAAACTAAATAATATGGGAGCAATTTTTGCATGTGAATTAAACTCCAACAGACTTGCATCTCTACTTTTTAACTTGTCACGTTGTTTTGTACAGAATACAATTGTGTTGAATATTAAGGCAGAGGAGATAGACAAACTTGGATTACATTTTGATAGAGTACTGCTTGATGCACCATGTACCTGTGAAGGGATTATTATGAAAGATACTTCTAGAAAGAAAAGTCGTAATTTAGTGGATTTGGGAACCTGTAGTAACAGACAGAAAAAACTGATTATGTCTGGTTTTGATGTTTTGAAACCAAACGGACTCTTGATATATTGCACTTGTTCCTTTGCGCCAGAAGAAAATGAGATGATAATACAATACCTCTTAAACAATCGCAAAGATGCAAAACTCGAGCCATTAAATTATGGAATGAATGGTTTGACAAGATTTTCAAAGTACCAATTCGACGAGAGTATGGTATTTACCAAAAGATTCTATCCTCATATCCATTCCACCAACGGATTTTTTATAGCAAAAATAAGGAAGATATCAAACTAAAATGACTTTTAGAAATTTGACTAATGCTGAAGAGACGATTTTGAAAAGGTCCTTTAATAATTGGGGAATTTTTGAAATTTTTAAAACACTAAGAATACTTATCCGAACCCTATTTTTAGACGCCGTTATTAGCGATCCAAAGCATACATTAACGTTAGGATACTCAAACGGTACTGAATTCACCGAGCCAGAAAAAACCATAAAGAGAACAAAAGAAGTTTTCGTTCATTCCAACATCAAATATGACGATACGCTTTTTAATAAAATACATCCCGTTATTGTCGGTTTGAAAATTGGAACTATTAAGAATAAGCGATTTTCTCCCGGCTTAAATTTTGCCGAATTCGTAGTCAAACACAATAAAAATATGGATTATCCTCACGTTATCATTAATACAAAGGCTGAAAGTCTAATAGTTTTTGGGAGGGACATTATGGGAAGTTCAATTCTGTCATATTTCAAAGATATAAAAGAAAATCAACAAGCCATAATATTAAACCATAACAAGGAGGTTATTGGATTAGGCAAATCTAGATACTCGGGGAGATTGATTATTCAACCTAATGTGATAACGATAGATACCACTCAAGATATTGGTACATACTATCTAAAAAGTGAAAATAGGCTATCTAAATCTATTGATAAAAATAAAGACCATTCACTATAAATACGAACAACAAAAAAATTAAATTCTATAGGCTATTTTCTTGCTTTTACTAATACTAAGACCGCCACACCTGCCATCATGGCTCCAAATATCAAAAATACTTGTATGGGAAAGCTGCCTGAAGAAGTAGCCACACCCTGAGGTGCTACGGATGACACCGAGAGATATTCTTTACCTCCTGTTTGTTGAACTTGAGAGAATCCCCCTATCTGCATTTGTCCACTTGGAGGTGCTGTTAAAGTATTAGCAGTAACAGTTACCCCGTCTATATCACCGGAAGCAGAGGTTTCTTTTGCTGTATGAGTTCCTTCTCTGAAACTGCTCTCGCCCAAAGAGTATATCGAAACTATCTTTGATCCACCTTCTGTGACAGAAAACCCAAAGCTCGCTGCACCTGCTTGAGCACCAGTTGCGTCAAACAAAAAGTGCCAGTTGTTCATCGATGTTCCAAATTCTGCAAAATCCATAATAGGGGCTTCAAATGCAGGTGCTAAAGTTGTATTTTGAATTTTATTAGCTACCTCTGGAGCTAATTTTTCCAAACCACTGATAGGATGATTAATGTCAATCTGACCATATTCTTCAGTATTTACTATCAATGGCTCTTCCAATGCAATACTTCTCCAATCTACATCCAAAATAGATGTAGTAGAGCCGTTTGATCCAGTTACAAGGTTAGTAATAATTGGATGCAATTTCACCTGGTAGGAAACAGTTCCAGTTGTAGGTCCACCATTGAGAGTTGCTTTATAATCTAGTGTGGCGTTTTCAAATTTTACTAAACTTTGTTTTTGAGAAAGTAATTCATTGTTTATTTTATCTAATATCTCAGATACACCATTACCACTATCTGAAGAATTCAATGAAAATGAGATTGTTGTTTTATTTCCATCTAAGATTTGTGACATAGTGCTATTAGCGGGATACTTTAAAGTAATAATTCTATCACCTGTAAAGGAAGCATCCGCCGTATTTATTACAGGTGAGACTCCTGCTTCCATTTGTATGGCATAGCTTTGATTAATAATCCCGCTAAAAAAAACAATAGCCAATAATACTATTACATAATCTAGAGATCTTAATTTCAATATTTTTGAATTCCATTTAGCCTGTTTATAAGCTTATTGATATATCTTTACTTGGGGTGAATTCAAATTGAATACTGCATGTTTAGAATAAAAAATTATATTTTATCTAGCCTAAAAGTAAAAAAATCATAACATAACAAAGAGAAAAAAAACAAATAATAAAAAAAAGAAAATATAGAAATGTAATATTGATTACCATTTTAGCTGGGGGAACAGGTTCTATTAAATTAGTTAGAGGAATGTATAAGGAATCAGAAAACATTACAATTATTTCAAACGTAGCAGATAACTTTTGGCATTATGGGCTCTACATTTGTCCCGATATCGATACAATCATTTATGGACTCAGTAATAATTTGGACAGAAAGAAGGGGTGGGGAGTCAAAAGAGATTCTTTTAATTTCTTAAAATATATGAATACACTTGGACCCGAGACATGGTTTAACCTCGGGGATAAAGATTTGACAACCCATGTTTTAAGAACGCAGCTATTAAAAGAAGGGAAGAGTTTAACTGAAATCACAAAATTCTTTACTGACAAATATGGTCTGTCCCTACTCGTAGCTCCTGCTTCTGATACTCATTATGAATCAAACATGGTAATTGAAGGCAATAAGCGAATTCATTTACAAGAATATTGGATAAAATACAAAGGTTCAATGCCGGTGTATGATATTATTTACAATAACATCAAAAAAGCCAGGGTAACTTTACAAGCTCAAAGAACGCTTGAAGAATCAAGATTAATCTTATTTGCTCCAGGAAATCCGATCACAAGTATTGGACCAATAATAAACATACCTGGTATGAAAAACCTTTTGAAGAAGTTAAAAAATAAAATTGTTATGGTTTCCCCCCTTATCTCTAATAGAGCAGTCAGTGGTCCATGTGAAATTTATATGAAGGCGAAGAATATCTCTCCTAATTTGAGGGGGTTAATTGACTTTTATTCTGAAATTGCTAATACCATGATCTTCGATAAACTTGATGAAGCTGAGATTGAAAAAAAATTAAGAAACGATTATCCTGAAATAAACTTTTGTTATTCTAACATACTTATGACGAATTTAAGAAAAGAAACATCACTGGCGCGGTACATAATTTCTAATTTTTAGGATAGAATAGGGTTATTTTTTGAACAACACAAGAACTGCAATAATTATTCCAATAAAAAGATTTGACAAGAGTAAGACACGGTTGAGTGGGTTTCTCAGCCAAGAACAAAGGGCCCGGCTTTGTCATCTTATGGTAAATGATTTAATTGAAAAAATGTCCGAGTTAGAAGAAAGTAATTTGTTTTTGGTTACAAATGAAATTATTCCAATAC
This Candidatus Nitrosocosmicus oleophilus DNA region includes the following protein-coding sequences:
- a CDS encoding PUA domain-containing protein encodes the protein MTISISCLKTYVISKKDTEKILKTIGIGWEDKISIPKTKNIKVFEIEENKSILVIDSLVAVFISEEIILPFLGRTEVLEKFPSVIVDSGSIKFICNGAKVLRPGIVEFGEFKKNDIVVVKEEKYGKYLSVGIALEDSINAKELQKGQIINNLHYVGDKFWNAFKEISFRL
- the proS gene encoding proline--tRNA ligase codes for the protein MSKEFGISVKKDENFSEWYSQIVEKAGLADYISAKGFIVLRPYGFAIWDLIRIYLDQKFKETGHLNGFLPCLIPESLLNKEEKHFKGFNPEVFWVTSSGDSLLNEKLALRPTSEALLYSIFPKWISSYRDLPLKMNFWNTALRAEIKSTKPFIRNSEFLWQEGHTAHADKKEAEVEVMTILYLYKHFIEKVLSIPTISGYKSNKEKFVGADYTTALEGMMPDGKALQLGTSHNLGLNFSQPFEIKFLNKNNNEDFVWQTSWGISWRLIGALIMVHGDDKGLILPPIVAPIQIIIIPIYKDVNEHLVKDHANRLRDSLVSLGYRVFVDERDEFTAGWKYNEWEMKGVPVRINIGQRDIESNNVEVVRRDNRQKSIVPMDNLSKEIEKIFQSLQSDLYCKAETFLKEKTKIITNFDDFKGILDGHSGFIVTGWCGNEDCEVRVKEDTGADIRVIPFDSKDLPTGPNTTNDVIRDCIYCRKKANKIVIFAKAY
- a CDS encoding signal peptidase I; translated protein: MSKKNKDNKRKDIKIIIIIVVVFAIAFISIRTLLADSNPFYVVASGSMIPVLNINDLIIVWEKDNSTFANANIGDIIVFKAPDPAEENKTIVHRVSAIIEKGNNLTGNVILCAPIAINEVIQEKTILTKGDANECSIPGIDFPITEENYVGKVIYTIPQVGIIPQVLKPPVNYIIMAVIAGLLIYSFIRGGKKDKQEEEKEKLKDE
- a CDS encoding DUF367 family protein, producing MSESSAIPLELAVLMYRQDDPNKCTASRLVKFKMAKEVRRVPITFLVLNPFAEKMVTPNDMKKFRGICAIDCSWKLATQVINTSKKFFNNRKLPALLAGNPTNYAKLGMLSTVEAISAALYILNYKEMAREILNKFKWGHTFMDLNSEILEDYSHALGQDEIITIEKDYFPHIFNS
- a CDS encoding NOL1/NOP2/sun family putative RNA methylase, with the translated sequence MDDILDCPVLLTGNEHSRFLSKRYGYKEWMISRFLNFIPCPEKMLEYIHNSKNLHYYIRVNTLKTNPQELKRRLDEKGYHLNETILKEVFEIKNPGFMGIQNKVDGVRNDNQNNADNNDNKVAVTAQRDNDLQSSKDNDPGSKQPSIGSTIEYLKGYYYIQDLSSCIAVEELEIDDGSDLVVLDMAAAPGGKTTHIAQKLNNMGAIFACELNSNRLASLLFNLSRCFVQNTIVLNIKAEEIDKLGLHFDRVLLDAPCTCEGIIMKDTSRKKSRNLVDLGTCSNRQKKLIMSGFDVLKPNGLLIYCTCSFAPEENEMIIQYLLNNRKDAKLEPLNYGMNGLTRFSKYQFDESMVFTKRFYPHIHSTNGFFIAKIRKISN
- the cofD gene encoding 2-phospho-L-lactate transferase, whose translation is MITILAGGTGSIKLVRGMYKESENITIISNVADNFWHYGLYICPDIDTIIYGLSNNLDRKKGWGVKRDSFNFLKYMNTLGPETWFNLGDKDLTTHVLRTQLLKEGKSLTEITKFFTDKYGLSLLVAPASDTHYESNMVIEGNKRIHLQEYWIKYKGSMPVYDIIYNNIKKARVTLQAQRTLEESRLILFAPGNPITSIGPIINIPGMKNLLKKLKNKIVMVSPLISNRAVSGPCEIYMKAKNISPNLRGLIDFYSEIANTMIFDKLDEAEIEKKLRNDYPEINFCYSNILMTNLRKETSLARYIISNF